The Tautonia plasticadhaerens nucleotide sequence CCGACCGACCTGATCGGCCGGCTCCTCGCCGAGTTGCTCGTGATGGCCGTCGAACGCCTCCGACGCGCCGCCCGGCTCGAGCCCGAGGACGCGCTGCCCAGCTCCGACTGGTGCCGCTTCCAGGCCCTCGCCGAACGCAACGCCCGGGCCGCCGCGAAGGAGCTCGCCCGCCACCTCGAACGCCCCTCCCGGGCCCCCGCCGCCAAGCCCGCCCGCGCCTCCTCCGCCTCCCCGGGCGTCGCCGGGCCGGCGCCGGTGCCGAAGCCCGAGCCCGAGCCCGCCCCGGTGCCCGAGTCGACCCCCGAGGAGATCGCCGAGGCGTCGGCCCACTGGCGGCGGCACATCGCCCTGGTGCGGGGCATCAGCGAGGAGTGGCCGATCCTGCTCCGGACCGGTCGGGAGGTGGAGGCCGTGGCCGCCTGGTTCGGCGACGGCAAGTCCGACGACGAGCTGATGCGGTGGTACCCCGACGTGAGCCGGGCCGACCTGGCCGCCTGCCGGGCCTGCGACGCCGAGGGGCTCTGCGGCCCCTTCGACCCCGCCGACGGCCCCTATCCGCCGGGCCTCCCCGTCCTCGACGACCTGCCCGCCGACCCTCCCGAGTGATCGGGCGTCCGGCGGGCGATCCGGGCCGACGGGGACGGCGGGGGCGGGATCAGGCCCCGCCTCCCGGGGGCTTCCCCCGCGCCTCCCGCGCCTCGTGCATCCGCCTGGTCGCCTCGGCCACGTCGGGGATCGCCTTCACGAGGCTGAGCACGCCGTACAGGAAGATGCCGTGGTGGACGCCGATCTCGATCCGCTCCCACTCCGACTCGAACGACTCGCTCACCTCGCCGATGCTGGTGAGGACCAGGCCCAGCGCCGCCAGGATGTTGAAGTACGGGTGTTCCGTCACCCCCCTGAGCTTCTCCAGCACGACGCACCTCCCCCGACCGACTGACCGACTGCCGAGACGACCGAGCCGGCCCCGCTCGATCGGGGACCCGGACCGCCGAGCATAGCCGAACGGCCGACCCCGGGCCAGCCGCCGCGCTGCAGTCTCGTCTCCCTCGGCCCCGACCCCGGCGCCTCAGCGGGCGACCTCGCCCCCGCAGCTGGAGCCGGCGCCGGCGGTGCAGCCGTAGCAGTGCAGGCCGGTGACGATCGGCCGTCGGGCGAGGGCCTCGGCGTCGAACTCGGCGACGTGGCGGGGCAGTCCGGGGCCGGTGGTCAGGTCGAGCTGCTGGTTGAAGTCGCAGTCGTAGAGGCGGCCGTCCCAGCCGACGGAGAGCGTGGTCCGGCACATCACCGCCTCGGCGGCGACGGGGTTGTAGGCCGAGACGAGGCGGTCCATGTAAGCCTCGTACTGCCCGGTGCGGAGGAGGAATTCGAGGAAGCGGTTGATCGGCATGTTGGTGATGACATACAGGTGGTTGAACACCACGTCGTATCGAGCCTTCAGCTCGCGCCGGAAGTCGGCCTCGATCGATCCCTGCCTCGGCGGCAGGAAGGCGCCGGTGGGGTTGGAGACGAGGTTCAGGGTCAGGCCGGAGCCCTCGACGCCGTATCCGAGGCCGTTGAGGAGGCGGATGGCGGCGATCGAGTCCTCGAAGACGCCGACCCCGCGCTGGGCGTCGGTGTTCCGGGCGAGGAAGTAGGGGAGCGAGGCGACGACCTCGACCCGATGCCCAGCCAGGAACTCGGGGAGGTCCCGGAAGCGGGGGACCATGAGGATCGTCAGGTTGCAGCGGTCCATCACCGACCGGCCGAGGTCCCGGATCCGTTCGACCAGCCAGCGGAAGTGCGGGTTCAGCTCCGGGGCGCCCCCGGTCAGGTCCACCCGGGGGATGTCGGTCGATCCCAGGGCCCGGAGGCAGTGCTCCATCGTCTCCCGGGTCATGATCTCGGTGCGGTCGGGCCCGGCGTCGACGTGGCAGTGCTTGCACGTCTGGTTGCACATCTTGCCCAGGTTGAGCTGCAGGACCCCGATGCCGGTGGCGGTCAGCGGGTCGAGCCCGTGCGAGCCGAGCGACCGCTCGAACGGCCGGAACCGGCCGGACGGGCGGAGGACCCGGAGTTGCTCGTCGAGGGCGGCCAGGGGGTGCCCCTGGCCGAGGAGGGATCGGGGCATGTCGCGCTCGGGGCTGGTCGGTCGGTCGAGGGGCTCGGGCCCGGGCTGGTCGATCGCGGCGGGCTCCCATCGTACCAGACTCCGCCTCCCCGGCCGCGGCGCGATCGGCCCGAGCGGGTCAGCAGACGCCCTGCACCCGGCCGGTCGGCGGCTCCGAGGGGTGCGGGGGGCGGAGGCGGTCGACCCGGGCGAGGGCGGCCTCCACGTCGTCGGCGAACAGCTCGGCGAGGTCCCGGCTGAAGTTCTCCCGGACCACGGCGCGGAGCACCCGGATCTGCTGGGCGTCGGGCGGCAGCGGGTAGGCCGGGACGATCCAGCCGGATTCCCGGAGGATCTGCGAGACCAGGTCGAGCGTCTCGGGGGGCTCGTCCGGGTCGGCCAGGGTGAGGGCGATGATCGGGATCGACTTCGCGTCGCTCAGGCGACGGAACCGGCCGAGGCGGTCGAGCCGGTCCTCCAGGTACCGGGCGTTCTCCATCACGTTGCCGAGGATCCGGGCATATCCCTCGTGGCCGAGCCGGAGGAAGTTGTAGTACTGGAGCAGCACCTGGTTGCTCGCCTTGGAGAAGTTCAGGCTGTAGTTGCTCATCTCGCCGCCGAGGTAGCTGATCTTGAAGACCAGCTCGTCGGGCAGGCAGGAGGCGTCCCGGAAGACCACGGTGCCGATGCCGGGGTACACAAGCCCGTACTTGTGGTTCGATACGTTGATGGACCGGACCCGCCCCAGGCGGAAGTCCCAGGCGAAGCCGGGGTCGTGGAACGGGACGACGAAGCCGCCGCTGGCGGCGTCGACGTGGATCGGGATGTCCCAGCCCTTCTCGGCCTGGACGCGGTCGAGCAGGGCGTCGATCTCGGCGATCTTGTCCACCTGGCCGGTGAAGGTGGTCCCCAGGACGCAGCCGACCCCGATCGTGTTCTCGTCCACCCGGGCCTCGACCGCCTCGGGGGTGAGGATGTGGCAGTCGGCCGACAGCGGGGCGATGCGGGCCTCCACGTCGAAGTAGAGGGCGAACTTCTCCCAGCACGTGTGGACGTCGGCGCCGAAGACGACGTTGGGCCGGTCGGCGGGCAGCCCGGCGGCCTTGCGGCGGTTCCGCCAGGCGAACTTGTGGGCGAGCATGCCGAGCATGATCGCCTCGGACGAGCCCACGGTGCAGGAGCCGACGGGCGTCTCGGCCTCGGGGGCGTGGAAGAGGCGGCCGACCATGCTGACCACCCGGCGGTGGATCTCGTCGGTCCGGGGGTACTCGTCCTGGTCGATCAGGTTCTTGTTCAGGGCCTCGGCGGCCAGCGCGTCGGCCTCCGGCTCCATCCAGGTGGTGACGAAGCTCGCCAGGTTCAGGGCGGGGTTGCCGTCGAGCTGCAGCTCGTCCCGGATCATCTGGTGGGCGACGTCGGCGGGCATCCCCCGGTCGGGGATGCGGTCCCGGGGGACGGGCCGGGAGAAGTCCCGGGAGGCGTAGGCGGGGGCGAGGCGGTCCTCGCCGTGTCGGATGCGTCTCATGGGCGTCGGGTCCTCGGCGTCGGCGTCGGCGTCGGCGGCCGCGACCGCCCCCGGCCGCCGTCGGCCCGGGGGCGATCACATGGAGAGCTTGTCATGAACGTCCTTCATCTGGACCCCGTGGACCAGCGTGATCCCCGCCCTCAGGGCGGCGGCGACCTGGACGGCCTCGGTCATCTGCTCCAGGTTGGAGCCCCGCTCCAGGCAGCTCCTGGTGTAGGCGTCGATGCAGTACGGGCACTGTTCCGAGTGGGCCACGGCCAGGGCGATCAGCGCCTTCTCCCGGGCCGAGAGGGCGCCCTCCTCGAAGACGGCCCCGTACCACTGGTTGAATTTCTCCCAGAGGGCGGGGGCCCCCTCGCCGATCTCGGGGAATCGCGGGAGGTCTTCGGGCTTGTAGTAGGAGGACGACATGGCGGGCTCGGCTCGGGCTGGGGGGCGATGGGGTCCTCGGACGCGATCGCCTCCCAGCCTATCCGCCCCCCCAAAGGGACCGCCACCGCGTGGTCAGGGGCCGGCGACGGCCCCCCGGCCGCCCCGGAGCAGGGCCGAGAGCAGGTAGAAGCCCACCGCCACCCAGAGCAGGTTCGTGAACCCCATCGCCAGCGACAGGTTCTCGCTCAGGCCGCCCACCACCACCCCGGCGATGTTCGCCCCCAGGGCGAGGTCCGGGCGGTCCCGGTCCCGGAAGGCCATCGCGAAGACCATCCCCGCGAACAGCACCGGCAGGAACACTACGGCGCAGGAGACCACGACGCGAACCGCCCCCGGCAGGGCCAGGTACGTCTCCAGCGGCACCAGCACGTTGGCCAGCAGGGCGAGGACCAGGCCCGCGTAGTACGGCCACTGCCGCGACGGCCGCGCCAGCACGACGAACAGGTTCGCCAGCAGGATCATCACCAGGATCGCCCCGAAGACGATCGAGTTCACCGCCCAGGTCGCGCCGAAGAGCAGGGCCATGTGGACGACCCCCTTGGTCTCCAGCAGCATGAAGCCCGCCCCGAGGAAGAACATCTGGGCGTCGGGCCGGATCCGGCGGCCCGGGGAGAAGCCGACCAGCAGCGCCAGCGACAGCACCGCCACGATCGCCATGCCCCGGAGGTTCAACGCCGGGATGCCCCGGTCCCTGAGGTAGAGGAACGGCCAGGAGTCCCCGGGGAGGTGCTCGATCCCCCCGGTGTCGACCCGGGCGGGTCGGAGGGCGTCCCCGGGGGCCTCGCCCCGGGGGAGGAAGGAGGCGTCCCAACCCCCGGCCTCGGGGTCCTGGCCGGTCCGGAGCACCTCCCCCCCGGCGAAGCGGTCCCGGGCGGATTCGAGGGCGGGGTTCGGCCCGCCGGAGGCCATGAGGAAGGTGATGTGGTTGGTCTGCGACTCGGTCGGGCGGATCTCGTCCTGGGGGGGGAGCGAGAAGACGACCGGGCGGGCGCCGAAGGCGTCGGCGATCATCAGGTCGATCCGCCCCACCACCCAGCCCTGCCGGTAGTAGTTGTAGGCCGCGAAGACGCCGCCGGGCTTCAGGCGGGCCCGGACGTCCCGCATGGCCTGGTCGGTGAACAGGAAGCTCTCCAGCCGGAGGCTGGAGTAGCCGGAGTGCAGGACCAGGGAATCGACGAGGGCATAGATGATCAGGTCGTACTTCTTCTGCGTCGTCCGGAGGAAGCCCCGGCCGTCGGTGAGGTGGACGGTGACCCGGGGGTCGTCGTAGGGGCGGTTGGGGTGGTCGCGTCGGCCGAGGCGCTGGAGCGTCGGGTCGATCTCGACGGCGTCGACGTGCTCGGCCCCGGCGAGCAGGGCGGCGGCCACGTCGTTGCCCGAGCCGGCGCCGATGATCAGCACGTCCTTGAACGTCGATCCGCCGCCGGCCCGATTCAGGAGGTGGGGGAGGTGGTAGGCCCGGCCGGTCTGCTCCACGTCGACCATCTGCTGGTGGCCGATGTTGTTCGTCTCGATCAGCTTCGGGCCCGGGTCGTACTCGACCTTGTAGTAGGGCGACCACAGGATCTGCCTCGCCGTCCCCGCCCCCGGGTCGAAGGCCGAGAGGGCGGCCACGTAGATCAGGCCCACGAGGCAGCCGACCTGCACCGCCGACCTCCTCCGCAGCAGCATGGCGAAGAGCCCGGCGCCGACGGCGAACCAGAGCAGGGGGGTGGTCTCGTACCTCGAGGCCAGCCCGAAGGCGGCGATCCCGGCCAGGCTGCCCCCCACGTCGGCCGAGTAGGCCCGGACCCGGTCGGGGATGGCGTTGAACCGGCGGCCCATGATCTGGCCGATGCCGACGAACATCACCGCGATCAGCACGAAGAAGAACCCGGCCATCGCCTCGATCGGCACATTCCAGGCGAAGGGGTCGCGCACCAGGTACTCGGTGCCGAAGTAGACCTGCTGCGGCGACCCCCGGCCGCCGACCTCGACCATCAACGCCCCCCCCGACCGGTGGGCCCGGAGCAGCCATCGGGCGAGCAACGCCCCGGCCAGGCCCACGGGCAGCGTCAGCCGACTGTAGTCCCTCGGCGACGACGAGGCCAGCAGCCCGACCGACAGGCCGAGGAAGCAGGCCATGAGCACGAGGTTCGTGAAGAAGGTCAGGAAGGCGACCGTGGCGCCGAACCAGCGGATGCAGGCCAGCTCCAGGAACAGGGCCGCGAAGCTGATCAGGAACAGCTCGACGTAGGCCCGCCGCGTCGGCCTCGTCGGGGGGGGCGGCTCGGCTGGGGTCGGGGAGTCCATGGGACGCGAGGGTTCCTGATCGGGGGGGCGGGGCGTCGGTGGATCGGTCCGGTCCGGTGCGATCCGAGGCGTCGAGTCGCGGGCGATCAGGGGGGGCCCTCGGCGCGGTCGGGCTCGGGGCGGTCGCCCTGCCGGTCGCCGGGCGGGTCGCCGTCGGCGGCGAGGCGGCCGCCGGCGGCGGGCTCGACCCGGACGCGCCGGATGCGGTTCGGGTCGGCCTGGGTGACGAGCAGGCGGTGGCGGCCGACGATCACCTCGTCGCCGGGCAGCGCCAGCCGGCCGAGCTGCTCGACCACCAGGCCGCCGGTGGTGTCGGAGTCGACCTCCTCGGGCATGGTCACCCCGGTCATCTCGGCCAGCACGTCGACCGGGCAGCTCGCGTCCACGTCGAAGGCGCCGTCGCCCAGGGGGACGACCTGGGGCGTCTCGCGGTCGAACTCGTCCTGGATGGGGCCGACCAGCTCCTCCAGCACGTTCTCCAGGGTGACCATGCCGGCCACGTCGCCGTACTCGTCCAGCAGCATCGCCAGGTGGACCCGGTTGGTCCGGAACTCCAGCAGCAGGGCGTCGAGCCGCAGCGACTCGGGCAGGAAGGGGATCTCCCGGGCGATCTTGCGGAGGTCGGGGCGGCCGACGTCGGAGCCCCCGGAGCGGAAGAGGTCCTTGACGTGGACCATGCCGACGACGCTGGTCAGGTCGTCCTCGCAGAGCGGGAACCGGGTGTGGCCGGCCCGCCGGGCGATCCGGAGGTTCTCGTCGACCGGGCGGTTGAGGCTCAGGTAGACGACGTCCGGGCGGGGGACCATCACCCGTCGGGCGGTCTTCTCCTCCAGGTTCAGGACGTTCTCGATCATCACCCGCTCGGCCCGGCTGAGGTGGCCGCCCTGCACGCTCTCCGAGACGATGTGCCGCAGCTCCTCCTCGGTGTGGGCCACCGCGGCGTGGTCCAGCACCCCGATGCCGGCCAGCCGGAGGATCAGGTCGCTGAAGGCGTTGAGCAGCCAGATGACCGGGAAGAACAGGTAATAGAAGGCCATCATCGGCGGCGCCGTGACCAGCGCCACCGGCCTGGCCGCCCGGATCGCCAGGCTCTTGGGCACCAGCTCGCCCAGGGAGATGTGCAGGAAGGTGACGAGCAGGAAGGCGAAGGCCGGGATCACCGGCAACATCCGGCCGTTGACCTCCAGCGCCGTCTCGGGCAGGCCGAAGGCGTGCAGGGCGGCCTCGATGCCCGGCTCGACCGACCGCTCGATGACGAAGCCCAGGCCCAGGCTCGCCAGCGTGATGCCGAACTGCGAGGCCGAGAGGTAGGCGTCGAGGTGGTCCAGCAGCTTGCCGGTGATCTTGGCCGCCCAGTTGCCCCGCTCGACCAGCTCGTCGATCTGGCTGGAGCGGACCTTGACCAGGGCGAACTCGGCGGCCACGAAGAAGGCGTTGGCCAGCAGCAGGCCGGCGACGACGAAGAATTCGGCGATGCCCATCCGCGGGGTGGGTTCGGGAGGGTGTGGGGCCGGGCCCGATCTCCGCGCGGCGGGGGCCCGATTGCGACCCCGCCGCCGATCGAGCCGTCCGGGCCCGCGTCGCCCGGATCCTACCCGAACCGCCCCCCCTCCGCACTCCCATACCGCCCCGATTGTCGGATGCATCGATCCGTTGACATGCCCTCGGCCGCCGTCCTAGGCTTACCCCGACCGGAGGGCCCCCGGCCCCTCCCCGGCATCCCCGACCCTTCCCCTGGAGGAGACCTTCATGACCACCCGCGTCCCCTTTGCCCCCGAGACGGCCCGACGCGCGATCGCCCCGGGCCTGGCCGCGCTGATCGGGCTCTGCTCCGGGACGGCCGGCGCGGCGGCCGCGCAAGGCGAGGAGGGCTCCCTGGCCCGGTACGCCCCGGCCGAGGACCTGTTCCTGCTCGTCGAGTTCCGGGGGCTCGACGCCGAGCGGGCCGCCTGGGAGGGGACGGCGGGCTACCGGCTGCTGAACGAGACGGGGCTCGGCTCGCTGCTGGAAGGCCTGCTCCGGCAGGGGATCGAGGCGGGCATCGCGTCGGAGGAGGAGCCGCCGAAGCTCGGCGACCGGGAGGTCTCCCCGGGGGAGATCATCTCCGGCATCGAGTACCTGGCGAGGCGGGGGGGGATGATCGCCCTGATGGGGGAGATCCCCGACGACGCCCTCGAGGGGGCCGGGCCCCCCGAGGGGCTGGAGTTCGTCGCCGTCCTCCGGGGGGTGGCCGCCCCCGACGCCGACCCGATCGTCGCCCGGGTGCTGGAGGAGATCCGCAACTCCCCGGAGCTGGAAGGCCGGGCCGAAGAGCGGGCCGGCCGGTCGGTCACGATCGACCCGGAGGAGGGGATCGGCTTCTGGGTCGAGGGGGAGGACCTGGTGCTGACCGGCGCCGTCGACGCGGTGATCGCCGCCCTCGACGGCGGGGCGCCCTCGGCCGAGGGGTCCGAGGGGCTGGCGGGCCTCGGCACCGAGGCCGAGGGGTTCGTGCCCGTGGTCCGGGGGTTCCTCGACTTCGAGGGCCTGCCCGAGCTGCCCGAGGAGGCGAAGGCGCTGGGCCTGGACGGCGTGGAGCGGGTGGAGCTGCTCTGGGGCTTCCAGGGCGAGGCGATCCGGAGCGAGCTGAGGGTGGTGGCCCCGAGCCCGCGCCGGGGGCTGCTCCGGCTGATCGACCAGCCGACCTTCGGCCTCGGCGACCTGCCGCCGATGCCGGCCGACCTGACCACCTTCACGGCGATGTCGCTGGATCTGGAGGCGATCCTCGACACGGTGATCGAGTCCGTCACGCAGGTCGACCCGCAGGCCGGGGCCCAGGCGGAGCAGGCCGAGCGGGCGCTTTCGCAGCAGCTCGGCGTCGACCTGAGGGCGCAGGTGCTCGGGCAACTCGGGCCGAGGATGGCGGTGCACCTGAGGCCCGAGCAGGGGGCGAAGTTCGACCTCTCCGCCGTGATCCCGCCCGACGCCATCCCCGACGAGGCCGGGGGGGATCTGGTCCGCTCGATGCTCGCCGGCCAGATGGCCGTGCTCGGCTCCCTGACCTTCATCGCCGAGATCCGGGACCGGGAGGCCTTCGCCCCGGCGATCGACCGGCTGGTCACGATCGTCAACCAGGCGCTGGCCGGCATGGGCGAGGGGGGGCCGAAGATCACGAAGCAGGGGGGCCAGTTCCCGGTCTACTCGCTGGAGATCCCGCCCGGGATGCTGCCGCCGGGGGCGATCGAGGGCTTCGCGCCGACGATGGTCGTGGGCCGGTCGAACTTCGTCTTCGCCTCCACCCCCGAGCTGGCGAAGTCGGCCGGCGGGGAGTGGGTCCCGACCGGCGCCTTCGAGCCGATGGGCCGGACGCTGCCCGACGACATGATCTGGCTGAGCGTCTCCGACCCGAGGGAGACGGTCCCCGGGCTG carries:
- the arsS gene encoding arsenosugar biosynthesis radical SAM (seleno)protein ArsS (Some members of this family are selenoproteins.) translates to MPRSLLGQGHPLAALDEQLRVLRPSGRFRPFERSLGSHGLDPLTATGIGVLQLNLGKMCNQTCKHCHVDAGPDRTEIMTRETMEHCLRALGSTDIPRVDLTGGAPELNPHFRWLVERIRDLGRSVMDRCNLTILMVPRFRDLPEFLAGHRVEVVASLPYFLARNTDAQRGVGVFEDSIAAIRLLNGLGYGVEGSGLTLNLVSNPTGAFLPPRQGSIEADFRRELKARYDVVFNHLYVITNMPINRFLEFLLRTGQYEAYMDRLVSAYNPVAAEAVMCRTTLSVGWDGRLYDCDFNQQLDLTTGPGLPRHVAEFDAEALARRPIVTGLHCYGCTAGAGSSCGGEVAR
- a CDS encoding DUF1559 domain-containing protein, with the protein product MTTRVPFAPETARRAIAPGLAALIGLCSGTAGAAAAQGEEGSLARYAPAEDLFLLVEFRGLDAERAAWEGTAGYRLLNETGLGSLLEGLLRQGIEAGIASEEEPPKLGDREVSPGEIISGIEYLARRGGMIALMGEIPDDALEGAGPPEGLEFVAVLRGVAAPDADPIVARVLEEIRNSPELEGRAEERAGRSVTIDPEEGIGFWVEGEDLVLTGAVDAVIAALDGGAPSAEGSEGLAGLGTEAEGFVPVVRGFLDFEGLPELPEEAKALGLDGVERVELLWGFQGEAIRSELRVVAPSPRRGLLRLIDQPTFGLGDLPPMPADLTTFTAMSLDLEAILDTVIESVTQVDPQAGAQAEQAERALSQQLGVDLRAQVLGQLGPRMAVHLRPEQGAKFDLSAVIPPDAIPDEAGGDLVRSMLAGQMAVLGSLTFIAEIRDREAFAPAIDRLVTIVNQALAGMGEGGPKITKQGGQFPVYSLEIPPGMLPPGAIEGFAPTMVVGRSNFVFASTPELAKSAGGEWVPTGAFEPMGRTLPDDMIWLSVSDPRETVPGLIAGLPQMVDSFDAMARASQREQGQEVVGLGIELDRSKVPDAETVRALLFPGASYMTRDDEGLSVISRESVPGVASPASAGVAIALLLPAVQSAREAARRAQCTNNLKQIGIAMHHYHEANGRFPAAITDSDGNPLLSWRVALLPYLEEQDLYAEFRLDEPWDSEHNRTLVDRMPRAFSCPSRPDPEPGRTGYRIAEGPGASFPGPDGIRLRDILDGTTMTVAVFESDQGATWTQPGGLPLPAEAGDVPLPLGSFHPGGANALFFDGSVRFLPESVERTILRALLTPAGMEQIDLGDL
- a CDS encoding spermine/spermidine synthase domain-containing protein: MDSPTPAEPPPPTRPTRRAYVELFLISFAALFLELACIRWFGATVAFLTFFTNLVLMACFLGLSVGLLASSSPRDYSRLTLPVGLAGALLARWLLRAHRSGGALMVEVGGRGSPQQVYFGTEYLVRDPFAWNVPIEAMAGFFFVLIAVMFVGIGQIMGRRFNAIPDRVRAYSADVGGSLAGIAAFGLASRYETTPLLWFAVGAGLFAMLLRRRSAVQVGCLVGLIYVAALSAFDPGAGTARQILWSPYYKVEYDPGPKLIETNNIGHQQMVDVEQTGRAYHLPHLLNRAGGGSTFKDVLIIGAGSGNDVAAALLAGAEHVDAVEIDPTLQRLGRRDHPNRPYDDPRVTVHLTDGRGFLRTTQKKYDLIIYALVDSLVLHSGYSSLRLESFLFTDQAMRDVRARLKPGGVFAAYNYYRQGWVVGRIDLMIADAFGARPVVFSLPPQDEIRPTESQTNHITFLMASGGPNPALESARDRFAGGEVLRTGQDPEAGGWDASFLPRGEAPGDALRPARVDTGGIEHLPGDSWPFLYLRDRGIPALNLRGMAIVAVLSLALLVGFSPGRRIRPDAQMFFLGAGFMLLETKGVVHMALLFGATWAVNSIVFGAILVMILLANLFVVLARPSRQWPYYAGLVLALLANVLVPLETYLALPGAVRVVVSCAVVFLPVLFAGMVFAMAFRDRDRPDLALGANIAGVVVGGLSENLSLAMGFTNLLWVAVGFYLLSALLRGGRGAVAGP
- a CDS encoding DUF433 domain-containing protein, which translates into the protein MSRPRPGKSQSQSQSHPDHAQPVAPVDAAPDALRPIGPSVPVPSISVLMLRDATGNQFAAFCAELFACLDPTDLIGRLLAELLVMAVERLRRAARLEPEDALPSSDWCRFQALAERNARAAAKELARHLERPSRAPAAKPARASSASPGVAGPAPVPKPEPEPAPVPESTPEEIAEASAHWRRHIALVRGISEEWPILLRTGREVEAVAAWFGDGKSDDELMRWYPDVSRADLAACRACDAEGLCGPFDPADGPYPPGLPVLDDLPADPPE
- a CDS encoding glutamate decarboxylase produces the protein MRRIRHGEDRLAPAYASRDFSRPVPRDRIPDRGMPADVAHQMIRDELQLDGNPALNLASFVTTWMEPEADALAAEALNKNLIDQDEYPRTDEIHRRVVSMVGRLFHAPEAETPVGSCTVGSSEAIMLGMLAHKFAWRNRRKAAGLPADRPNVVFGADVHTCWEKFALYFDVEARIAPLSADCHILTPEAVEARVDENTIGVGCVLGTTFTGQVDKIAEIDALLDRVQAEKGWDIPIHVDAASGGFVVPFHDPGFAWDFRLGRVRSINVSNHKYGLVYPGIGTVVFRDASCLPDELVFKISYLGGEMSNYSLNFSKASNQVLLQYYNFLRLGHEGYARILGNVMENARYLEDRLDRLGRFRRLSDAKSIPIIALTLADPDEPPETLDLVSQILRESGWIVPAYPLPPDAQQIRVLRAVVRENFSRDLAELFADDVEAALARVDRLRPPHPSEPPTGRVQGVC
- a CDS encoding arsenosugar biosynthesis-associated peroxidase-like protein; translation: MSSSYYKPEDLPRFPEIGEGAPALWEKFNQWYGAVFEEGALSAREKALIALAVAHSEQCPYCIDAYTRSCLERGSNLEQMTEAVQVAAALRAGITLVHGVQMKDVHDKLSM
- a CDS encoding hemolysin family protein, with amino-acid sequence MGIAEFFVVAGLLLANAFFVAAEFALVKVRSSQIDELVERGNWAAKITGKLLDHLDAYLSASQFGITLASLGLGFVIERSVEPGIEAALHAFGLPETALEVNGRMLPVIPAFAFLLVTFLHISLGELVPKSLAIRAARPVALVTAPPMMAFYYLFFPVIWLLNAFSDLILRLAGIGVLDHAAVAHTEEELRHIVSESVQGGHLSRAERVMIENVLNLEEKTARRVMVPRPDVVYLSLNRPVDENLRIARRAGHTRFPLCEDDLTSVVGMVHVKDLFRSGGSDVGRPDLRKIAREIPFLPESLRLDALLLEFRTNRVHLAMLLDEYGDVAGMVTLENVLEELVGPIQDEFDRETPQVVPLGDGAFDVDASCPVDVLAEMTGVTMPEEVDSDTTGGLVVEQLGRLALPGDEVIVGRHRLLVTQADPNRIRRVRVEPAAGGRLAADGDPPGDRQGDRPEPDRAEGPP